One genomic segment of Brachyhypopomus gauderio isolate BG-103 chromosome 19, BGAUD_0.2, whole genome shotgun sequence includes these proteins:
- the LOC143483338 gene encoding uncharacterized protein LOC143483338, which translates to MESGVREDCVTVSLDSQRLVFRPQRFICSVSEVEQCEALWENLLLQVTASLCNRTHIRLTTSTTVSSKDMCNCYMCCYSLMDSIVLFVFLLCISDSENLRTLKHVSVKRGDSVTIPCFYDKSYKSNNKYWCRGYYWSSCTIVANTNTRGSTSVIDHPTHNMFTVELNRLNTDHSGWYWCAAEIGGKYKPDDMDYLYLTVSAAPVVSVLGSRVSGEEGSSVSVQCLYSAAYWNKQKQWCRSTDWSCYTVGRTHTSQNSAVWIREWIGSFTVEMTGLKKSDAGWYWCSVGDVQVPVHLTVTDALTDLVLVYKSRMTPSENLKNTTNNDWTTAKYGTIMTVWLPVVVGLGLLVILLILTCTLKHRQTRRENQRGSSNTADTSSPVQLHTDVIYSSVTIVPKRETLSPTTTDDGVIYSSVLHK; encoded by the exons ATGGAGAGCGGAGTGAGAG AGGACTGTGTGACCGTCTCATTGGACAGCCAGCGTCTCGTCTTTAGGCCACAACGCTTCATTTGCAGCGTGTCTGAAGTAGAGCAGTGTGAGGCACTCTGGGAAAACCTCCTCCTGCAGGTTACAGCCTCACTCTGCAATCGTACCCATATTAGACTGACAACCAGCACCACTGTGTCCAGTAAAGACATGTG caactgttacatgtgctGTTACTCTCTCATGGATTCTATCGTTCTCTTTGTGTTTCTCCTCTGCATCTCAG acTCAGAGAACTTGAGGACGCTGAAGCACGTTTCTGTAAAAAGGGGAGATTCTGTCACTATTCCATGTTTTTATGATAAATCCTATAAATCAAACAACAAATACTGGTGTCGTGGATACTATTGGTCCTCTTGCACCATAGTAGCCAATACAAACACACGTGGAAGCACATCAGTTATTGATCATCCAACCCACAATATGTTCACTGTGGAACTGAACAGACTGAACACTGATCACTCTGGATGGTACTGGTGTGCTGCTGAAATTGGTGGTAAATATAAACCAGATGATatggattatttgtatctgaCAGTTAGTGCAG CTCCTGTggtgtctgtgttggggagcagagtgagtggagaggaggggagcagcgTCAGTGTCCAGTGTCTCTACAGTGCTGCATATTGGAATAAACAGAAGCAGTGGTGCAGATCTACAGACTGGAGCTGCTACACAGTGGGGAGGACTCACACATCCCAGAATTCAGCAGTGTGGATCAGGGAATGGATAGGATCCTTCACGGTGGagatgactggactgaagaagAGTGATGCTGGCTGGTACTGGTGCTCTGTTGGAGATGTACAGGTTCCTGTTCACCTCACAGTCACTGATGCACTCACAG ATTTAGTCCTAGTGTACAAGAGTAGAA TGACACCATCAGAGAATCTAAAAAACACTACCAACAatgactggacaacagccaa GTATGGGACCATCATGACTGTTTGGCTCCCAGTGGTGGTGGGACTGGGGCTGCTGGTTATTCTGCTAATTCTAACCTGCACtctgaaacacagacagacacgca GGGAAAACCAACGTGGGAGCAGCAACACTGCTGACACA TCTTCACCTGTCCAGCTTCATACAGATGTCATCTACAGCTCTGTAACCATAGTTCCCAAACGTGAAACT CTCTCTCCCACAACCACAGATGACGGGGTGATCTACAGCTCTGTGCTTCACAAGTAA